A genomic region of Trifolium pratense cultivar HEN17-A07 linkage group LG3, ARS_RC_1.1, whole genome shotgun sequence contains the following coding sequences:
- the LOC123914497 gene encoding 60S ribosomal protein L10-like, producing the protein MQRYKRNTTLLPFPSIFNLSFSFTQQQSTMGRRPARCYRQIKNKPYPKSRFCRGVPDPKIRIYDVGMKKKGVDEFPLCVHLVSWEKENVSSEALEAARIACNKYMSKFAGKDAFHLRVRVHPFHVLRINKMLSCAGADRLQTGMRGAFGKPLGTCARVSIGQVLLSVRCKNGNGHHAQEALRRAKFKFPGRQKIIVSRKWGFTKLSQDEYLKLKSENRIVQDGVNAKVLGSHGPLANRAPGRAFLPMYA; encoded by the exons ATGCAAAGGTATAAAAGGAACACCACCCTCTTACCCTTTCCCTCCATTTTCAATCTTTCTTTCAGTTTCACACAACAACAATCAACCATGGGAAGAA GACCGGCAAGATGTTATCGGCAGATAAAGAACAAACCATACCCAAAGTCACGATTCTGCCGCGGGGTTCCGGATCCAAAGATCAGAATCTATGACGTAGGAATGAAGAAAAAAGGCGTAGACGAGTTCCCATTATGCGTTCACTTAGTATCATGGGAGAAAGAAAACGTGTCTAGCGAAGCACTAGAGGCAGCAAGAATCGCGTGCAACAAGTACATGTCGAAGTTTGCTGGGAAAGACGCGTTTCATTTGCGAGTGAGGGTTCATCCTTTCCATGTGTTGCGGATTAATAAGATGTTATCGTGCGCTGGGGCGGATAGGTTGCAGACGGGGATGAGAGGTGCGTTTGGGAAACCGTTAGGGACGTGTGCTAGGGTTAGTATTGGTCAGGTGCTGTTGTCTGTTAGATGTAAGAATGGTAATGGTCATCATGCTCAAGAGGCTCTTCGTCGTGCTAAGTTCAAGTTCCCTGGTCGTCAGAAAATTATTGTTAGCAGAAAGTG gGGATTTACTAAATTGAGTCAAGATGAGTACTTGAAGTTGAAATCCGAGAACAGAATTGTGCAGGATGGGGTAAATGCCAAG GTTCTTGGCAGCCATGGACCTTTGGCCAATCGTGCGCCTGGAAGAGCTTTCTTGCCAATGTATGCATAG